The Gossypium hirsutum isolate 1008001.06 chromosome A03, Gossypium_hirsutum_v2.1, whole genome shotgun sequence genome contains the following window.
ccccatgggtgtgttgtccggccgtgtgtcccctacacataaaaatttcaagtcagtatgcatggtagtaaacatacgagcagagacacgactgtgtgtcttagctgcgtgaaggacacggcctaacacacggtgtgtgccttggctgtgtgacccttaagaattgctgacgtcaaaaacagaatgtctaggtttttgcacacgggctaagacatgaatatgtcatggccgtgtgaggaacACGAGCCATGGACATAGGCGTGTTCCAGGCCAtttgaaaacccctgtaggttcgaactTGAAATcaattccacacgggtaaaggacacaggcgtgtccctgtatgcttaggccgtgtgagccacacgggccaacagcacgaccatgtcgaattggtcacacggacgtgttgccccttccacacgagcgtgtgcccctgTGTCTTGTGCTATTTTTCAGAGTTCGTTGAATGACCCAAATTGGTCTCGAATGACTTTTAAATGAATGTTTGGAGTCTCTAAGCCGTATTGAAGAAGTTTAAACAAAGTTTTAAATTGTCCAGGTTTGATGATTCAGAAACGTAGGAATGCATGTGTTCAAGGTTGGTAACACCTCGTAAATCAGTCCCAGCGTAGGGCacgggtgtagggtgttacaaattatattatgaataaatacatataattttggaccgttttaggctgaaatttagttcgcctcgatactttaaattgcttctcgattttatgcttctagtagtgtctgccgagccatttttcgccctttgtgcaaatctgtcgaaaataaccaaaattcatcaaaaataattatgaaattaactaaaatttaacatgttcacattttaagtgcaatttaattattttataaaaattaattatttttccataaaaatttaaCCGATTTCGCATGAATtaaagttaaaaagggtatgaaaaagtgtgtaaatttttttGTTCCACTCGCTCTCGAGataatcacgggcctgctcacacaagttgacagtcAGGACATAACTACTCGGGCTGCTCACGCAAGCTAACAGGTACCCCCAACACATGCCaagctacccagccaccggttgGACGTACATGACTAGCACCCGaattcacatagtcacatatacacataatctcatgagctcacatcacatagttcctagtgacatgtcactcgtatcctaatctattcttaaggttcaaacgagattttctcgATGTCACATATTCttcgaactcgttcacaatgtcatgcTCATAGACTATAACGTCATTCATACACTTGTCATAACTATTAAACATAGagactcatacattaataaaacattaaaacatgatatgacattgcattatttacacatgaacttacctcggtaccaaaatatgactaattattcgatttagtccacaaccatGTTCTTTCCTCAGTTTAGGTCTagactccgtttttcttgatctataatagaaaacttcacttatttaattatcaaattattcaaaacaGTCCATAAATCATAATTTGGtagaattacgattttgcccctaaacttttatatatttagaaattagtccctaggctcgtaaaatgaaatgtattcattttctttgttacccaagcctagccaaacttataatatgctcataacagcccacatttctcaTCAAATCGTACATCTCACTACTCTTTTataaactttacaaataagtcatttttagatgttttcatgaaaaaccacttagtaaaagatgtttatcatacatcaaactttcatattcctccattaaacatcaaaatacatgcaagtcacacatgggtcaatttttaaacatgaaccctaactcaaaataaggttagaaataggtagatcatgcttcaaggatcttaaaaacataaagaacattaaaaacgtggCTAGGATATACTTAAAATCGAGATTGAAAGTTgcagaaaaaccctagctatagctCTTCTAATTTTCGGCACACacacttgaagaagatgagcaaattttgcttcatttttccctttctattcttttattaaccaaatgaccaaaatgcccttcaatgcctttctttcaaattttcttaactatgtccatttttgtccataaaaatagaaattgggaaaattgctatttaaggacctctaattaataatccatggcaacttcaagcttaaagcttctagaactcacattttgcaactttttcaatttagtcctaaaagttaaTTTGGACACTTATTcacaaaatttcttcatgaaattttcacacaagtatgcaataatctcataagcctcataataatcataaaataattatttctacttcgaatttgaggtctcaaaatcactgttccgacttggccataattcgggatgttacaatggACGTCCCCCTACAAGGTTAACACAGTGATTCCAAATTTGTACACTCGAATGAGAAAGATGAAACTCAATTGGTAttgctattttttaaaatttacgagAAATAAGGTCAACATAAGTTTAAAGGTTGTCAAAAAATCTGGCCGAAAAAACTAGACTAGGATCAATTCCTAGGAAAGTTTGGAGGAGTCACAAATGGTCCTACTTAAATCCCAAATTCCTAGACAGAACTTCCTCTAAtgtaattttttgtaaaataacaaaacttttagAGAAGGAAGAATGAGGAAGACGAGAAGAATGATAGAAGCTATGTTTTTTGTTGTGTGAAATATGAGGAAGATAGTTTTCTATTTATACTTTAGCTGAAGGGAAAAGTAGTAAAACTGGAAGGGCAAAAAGGTAAAATTGGCATATAcaattttctaaagttagttcaaaaaatatattttttgttacctagatttttctttattttttgaaaaataatacaaaaatttaattcaaaaaacattaaaaatacatGTTAACACATTAAGACAAATAATAACAATTGAACACATGTATTAGACCTTTAACCCAACTACTCACAAAGGGGTGAGATTATATTTAAATCTATTTCTTTAGCCTACACACAACCAACAACTTTATCAATCCAACAAATTAAAAAgctgaaaataacaaaacttgtTAGACGTCCTTTCCCCTCAACTAATACGTCAATTTTGTGTTTACAATTTGTGCAAAGTTCACTCTCATCTCATATGTGACGATGCATCAGGTCCAGCTCTTAATTTAATTGCTATCAATTTTGTGGCCGTGGATATTTTGCAGTAAAAAAGTTACCGTCTGCACTGCTTTATATGAGATAAAATAAACCTTTCAACCCAGCCTATTATAAATAGGCTTGGGGGGAACACCATTTCATTGCAGCAAGCTAGATGGAGAAAATGGAGGAGAATAAAAGTAAACAAAACAATGTTAAAAGGCCCAAGGGAGGAATGATCGCCATGCCCTTCATTTTCTGTAAGCCTAATTTCGTTAGTTTtgtgttttatatttataataatttggtAATTTGGTTTCTTTTTTAATATGATGCAGCAAACGAGGTGTGTGAGAAGTTGGCCGTGGTAGGATTTTATGCTAATATGATTAGCTACTTAACAACGCAGCTTCATATGCCGTTAACCAAAGCAGCCAACACTCTCACAAACTTCGGCGGAACTGCAAGCTTGACACCATTGCTTGGGGCTTTCGTCGCCGATGCATACGCCGGTCGTTTCTGGACTCTAACTGTTGCCTTCATCATATATCAAATAGTACTGAGCTGAACTCTCTCCCATGGATTCATCGTCTTGTTGTTAATTATTAACAAGATTATCTTTCGTGTTAACTACTAATTTTATTGATTGAATCAGGCGATGACATCTTTAACGCTATCAGCAATCATTCCACAACTTAGACCACCGCCGTGTACAGGTGAGCAAGTGTGCCAACAAGCTACTTCAGGACAACTGGCACTCCTATACGGGTCTCTCTTACTGGGAGCCTTGGGATCGGGCGGGATACGGCCTTGCGTGGCTGCATTTGGAGCAGACCAGTTCGATGAAACAGATCCAAAGCAACCAACCAAGACATGGAAATACTTCAACTGGTACTATTTTGTGATGGGGGCATCCATCCTAGCGGCTGTCACAGTGATTGTTTATATTCAAGATAACATCGGATGGGGATGGGGCCTTGGAATACCCACCATTTCTATGTTTCTCTCCATCATTGCATTCGTCCTTGGATACCCACTTTACAGACACATGGATCCGGTGGGGAGTCCATTTACCCGGTTGCTACAGGTCTCTGTGGCAGCTTTCAGGAAGAGGAATTTGACTATGGTTTCTGATCCAAACTTGCTGTACCAGAATGAAGAGCTTGACGCATCAATTTCTATCGACGGAAGGCTTGTCCACAGTAAACAAATGGCGTAAGCTTCCTCTTAATATCTAATCTCTGTTATATTCAATTCATTCATCTCTAATTATCAGACACTATATATTTGCATCAATTGATCCAATCACAAAATACACGAACTTGTCCATAAACCGACAGTGGTACCATAACTTAGTCGTGGCATCAAAGCAAGTTGTTATAAAGTTCGTTTGTTTGTTTTATAGAGATATCCTATTTAAGCACATGCATATCATAACTGAcgtgaaaaatatattttacactttcaaattctcttttgatatttttatatgtaacTTTCCTAGCGATTTGGATTTACATGTTCACTTTTCGGAACCATTCCAAAATCCTTTTTCAATAAACAATTACAAATACATATATTCATCACTTCATCGTACAAAAAAggtttgatatgaaaattttaatttatcaaaatttaattctaatattttataaaaaataaaatttaaattttattttaaattataaacaatttaataatttatatataaacattGCGATTTATGTGTTACagattaataaaaatcaatatttgaAGTTTATGTAAATTAGAGTGActaattttttcttaatttttataaagttggGATATAAaactttggattttattttattttattttatttttgtaaatgtgTGTGGTGGGGGAGAGGGAAATTTTCTTAAAAAGGGATTTTGGAACCATTTAGAAAAGTGAATACATGTCCATTCATATTTGGGACAATAATAGGAAAAATATAAAAGAGTGAGATAAATGAAATGTTGAAGACAGTGGAAATCACCTTGAAAGATTTTATTGCTACCaactttttataaattatttttatatcattataaGAAAAAGTATTatctaaatgttttaaattattttacccTCGTACATATACTGTGGCTGTGGTTGTGGGTAATTATGCAAAAGAGAAGGCTCGTAATAACTGGGAGTAGGGGGCGCCACATCCACTACCTCAGTTCTTATCGCTAAACAAACACCATCCGCGTAAGGCTGCATTTTATTACAATGAAAACAAAAGCTCTTTTTAATGCCTGTATCGCATCGGAAACTATCAAACCCCACCATACAACCGGATGTCagcacttttattttattttactcattatTAGTTAACCTGCAACTCGCTCTGGTAACCTAATGGGTTGCCCACAACCATAAATAAATTATCAGCCCTCTGGTTATGGTGACACtggaataaaattttgaaaactccAACAACTTGGTCTGAAATAATATTGCCAAATTGAGTACTAATCAATTAATTAATGTATATGGTGAGTGGTGGGTTGCAGATTTCTTGACAAGGCAGCCATTGTGACTGAAGAAGATAATGTAAAAGCTCCAAATCTATGGAGACTAAACAGTGTTCATCGAGTGGAGGAATTGAAATCTTTGATCCGAATGGGA
Protein-coding sequences here:
- the LOC107887170 gene encoding protein NRT1/ PTR FAMILY 3.1 — its product is MEKMEENKSKQNNVKRPKGGMIAMPFIFSNEVCEKLAVVGFYANMISYLTTQLHMPLTKAANTLTNFGGTASLTPLLGAFVADAYAGRFWTLTVAFIIYQIAMTSLTLSAIIPQLRPPPCTGEQVCQQATSGQLALLYGSLLLGALGSGGIRPCVAAFGADQFDETDPKQPTKTWKYFNWYYFVMGASILAAVTVIVYIQDNIGWGWGLGIPTISMFLSIIAFVLGYPLYRHMDPVGSPFTRLLQVSVAAFRKRNLTMVSDPNLLYQNEELDASISIDGRLVHSKQMAFLDKAAIVTEEDNVKAPNLWRLNSVHRVEELKSLIRMGPIWASGILLITAYAQQGTFSLQQAKTMDRHLTNSFQIPAGSMSVFTMLAMLSSIALYDRFLIRIARRFTGLDRGITFLHRMGIGFLISVLATLVAGFIEVKRKQAAVAHGLEDKPHSIIPMSVFWLVPQYGLHGIAEAFMSIGHLEFFYDQSPESMRSSATALFWTAISVGNYVSTLLVSLVHKYSAKPDGSNWLPDNNLNKGKLELFYWLITGLQVVNLLYYICCAKLYTYKPIQTPTKDAESEEAASKV